Proteins encoded together in one Chloroflexota bacterium window:
- a CDS encoding SDR family NAD(P)-dependent oxidoreductase, translated as MDLELRGKVAVVTGGSRGIGKAIARELALEGADIALVARNAEALEATRRELEAESGRTVIGVIGNTSDDDSVRAMARTVLDRFGHVDILINAAAKPGGQQPPPRLHEIDTAAFDDELHTKVLGYLRCAREFVPSMKERGWGRIVNISGLAARSTGTILGSIRNVSVVALTKNLADELGPHGINVTVVHPGTTRTEKTVDVVAARAEATGQTPEEVERQLAAGNSIRHLVDSQEVAYVVTFLCSPKSIAINGDVIAAGGGAPRAIHY; from the coding sequence ATGGATCTGGAGCTGCGGGGCAAGGTCGCCGTCGTCACCGGGGGGAGTCGCGGCATCGGCAAGGCCATCGCGCGGGAGCTGGCGCTCGAAGGCGCGGACATCGCCCTGGTGGCGCGCAACGCCGAGGCGCTCGAAGCGACGCGCCGAGAGCTGGAAGCCGAGAGCGGTCGAACCGTCATCGGCGTGATCGGCAACACCTCGGATGACGACAGCGTCCGCGCGATGGCCCGCACGGTGCTGGACCGGTTCGGGCACGTGGACATCCTCATCAACGCCGCCGCCAAGCCCGGCGGCCAGCAGCCCCCGCCCCGCCTCCACGAGATCGACACGGCGGCCTTCGACGACGAGCTGCACACCAAGGTGCTGGGTTACCTGCGCTGCGCCCGCGAGTTCGTGCCCTCGATGAAAGAACGCGGCTGGGGGCGCATCGTCAACATCAGCGGGCTGGCGGCGCGCAGCACCGGCACGATCCTGGGCAGCATCCGCAACGTCTCGGTGGTGGCGCTGACCAAGAACCTCGCGGACGAGCTGGGGCCGCACGGGATCAACGTCACGGTGGTGCACCCTGGCACGACACGCACCGAGAAGACGGTGGACGTGGTCGCGGCGCGCGCCGAGGCGACGGGCCAGACGCCTGAAGAGGTCGAGCGGCAGCTGGCGGCCGGCAACTCGATTCGCCACCTGGTGGATTCCCAGGAGGTGGCCTACGTGGTGACGTTCCTCTGCTCGCCAAAGTCCATCGCGATCAACGGCGACGTGATCGCGGCCGGCGGCGGCGCGCCCCGCGCCATCCACTACTGA
- a CDS encoding SDR family oxidoreductase, which yields MGAPGNRHEPLLSAGRVAIITGASSGIGEAFAKALGARGLRLILTGRDAARLAAVAEEIVATHSVEVEQVLVDLAAPDGPSQLKAAVDALGIEPDILVNNAGAGYIGTFIELPLDGQLAAIRLNVEALVTLTGLFLPGMLERGQGGIINTSSAAGLQPLPHYAIYGATKAFVNSFTQALWAEVRGRGVQVVAVCPGPVADTRFGERAGGSSLDKFPGLAESRKIPRERVVEEALAGLERNAPLVVPGLANRLLAGIASFVPRRVQLVATEWVFRPKQAGAPSDTPGAPSHTQGRTA from the coding sequence ATGGGCGCTCCTGGGAACCGGCACGAACCGCTCTTGAGCGCCGGGCGGGTCGCCATCATCACCGGGGCCTCGTCCGGGATCGGGGAGGCGTTCGCGAAGGCGCTCGGCGCACGCGGCCTGCGCCTGATCCTGACCGGCCGGGACGCCGCGCGCCTGGCGGCCGTCGCCGAGGAGATCGTCGCGACGCACAGCGTCGAGGTCGAGCAGGTGCTGGTGGATCTTGCCGCCCCCGACGGCCCGAGCCAGCTCAAGGCCGCCGTGGATGCCCTCGGCATCGAGCCGGACATCCTCGTCAACAACGCCGGCGCTGGCTACATCGGCACGTTCATCGAGCTGCCGCTCGACGGGCAGCTTGCCGCCATCCGCCTGAACGTCGAAGCGCTGGTGACGCTGACCGGCCTGTTCCTGCCGGGCATGCTGGAGCGGGGCCAGGGCGGCATCATCAACACCTCATCGGCGGCCGGCCTGCAGCCGCTGCCGCACTACGCCATCTACGGCGCGACGAAGGCGTTCGTGAACAGCTTCACCCAGGCGCTCTGGGCGGAGGTCCGTGGGCGCGGCGTGCAGGTGGTTGCCGTCTGCCCGGGGCCAGTCGCCGATACGCGCTTTGGAGAGCGGGCGGGCGGCTCATCGCTGGACAAGTTTCCAGGACTGGCGGAAAGCCGCAAGATACCGCGCGAGCGCGTGGTGGAGGAGGCGCTCGCCGGCCTGGAGCGCAACGCCCCGCTGGTGGTGCCAGGATTGGCGAACCGGCTGCTGGCTGGCATTGCGTCGTTTGTGCCGCGCCGGGTGCAGCTGGTCGCCACCGAGTGGGTCTTCCGCCCGAAACAGGCCGGCGCCCCATCGGACACCCCCGGCGCCCCATCACACACACAGGGACGGACCGCGTGA
- a CDS encoding efflux RND transporter permease subunit, translating into MKLTSLAVYRPVVALTVTLALTLFGAMSYFSLGLENNPELNLPFVTVTAVYPGASAQTVEEQVTRPLEDSISSLGGIKTMTSNSQVSLSQITIEFEEGVNVDIAASDVQQKVSSARRDLPSEVEEPSYSKLDFNDIPIVNLAVTSTGEADPVQLYQIANDVVRPRLEGVPGVGRVTVVGGREPEVQVEVQPERLRAFGLTIADVTTAVQQQYLATSGGQMKTGSGANTQSTSLRLDTRGGDLATLQGVPLNTPGGGVIQLRDVANIFMGGKESDTILRLNGQASAGLLVYKQSSANITQVADAVIPQVEKINSTMPRGFGLELVIDQSKYVRETVAEVQHELELACLITGIVLFFFLHSVRSTIIVMLAIPTSLLVALIVMKLTGQTLNGMSLIGLTTAIGVLVDDSIVVLENIFSHLERGEEPRTAAIDGRSEIGMAAIAITLVDVAVWGPIIFISGITGAFLRAFAIVMVAATLASLLVSFTLTPLIASRWLKSGHQEGGKPNLLGRFARLFEPGYRRLESAYRVVLHWSLRHRPVVIVGALLVFASNWLIVANLGSEFVPEGDMDTQSVVGELPAGTAVEATDRAARRWEMLLLDKERFPEIHSAYVQIGAQGNPRQIQVTLDVGKPSTRTRTGQEIARAAITGGEQIVPEMQARRNSEGGPSGQPVQIRVFGDNLDQLGQAAESAKTALSALPELADVTNSLSSAEEITIRPDLPRLRDLGITAQQIGTSVRVAYQGATVAKWAEPTGKERDVRVTLPAAVRNQAGALENLPLIQRGDRMLTLQQVAHLERQQKPTTITRVDRQRVATLGAEPLGVPLGQATEEATKVMNVTPLPSGMRWELAGTGEEQQNSFTALILGIAASIVLMYLVLTVLYESWLQPVLILTALPLASVGAFLGLLLFGQTLNVASFIGIIALFGLVGKNAILLVDRANDLRRDGHTREQALEEAGPHRLRPILMTSAVLIFSMLPVAAGLSENSSGRAPLAAVLVGGMATSTLLSLLYVPVAYTYFDSLAQVTSRAVRWRPRGWRQPHPIRHEQPLPVAGGAASLEERVDDRLRTFQRARRRRRPALA; encoded by the coding sequence ATGAAACTGACCAGCCTGGCTGTCTACCGCCCCGTGGTGGCGTTGACAGTCACGCTCGCGCTCACGCTCTTTGGCGCGATGAGCTATTTCAGCCTGGGGTTAGAGAACAACCCTGAGCTGAACCTGCCGTTCGTGACCGTCACGGCGGTCTACCCGGGCGCCAGCGCCCAGACCGTCGAGGAGCAGGTGACGCGCCCGCTCGAGGACTCGATCTCCTCGCTGGGCGGCATCAAGACGATGACCTCCAACTCGCAGGTGAGCCTCTCGCAGATCACCATCGAGTTTGAGGAGGGCGTGAACGTCGATATCGCCGCCTCGGACGTGCAGCAGAAGGTCAGCAGCGCCCGCCGAGACCTCCCCTCCGAGGTCGAGGAGCCGAGCTACTCGAAGCTCGACTTCAACGACATTCCCATCGTGAACCTTGCCGTGACCAGCACGGGCGAGGCCGACCCGGTTCAGCTGTACCAGATCGCCAACGACGTGGTCCGGCCGCGCCTGGAAGGCGTGCCGGGCGTCGGGCGGGTGACCGTCGTCGGGGGGCGCGAGCCTGAGGTGCAGGTCGAGGTGCAGCCGGAGCGCCTGCGTGCCTTTGGCCTGACTATCGCCGACGTGACGACGGCCGTCCAGCAGCAGTATCTGGCGACGTCCGGCGGCCAGATGAAGACGGGCAGCGGGGCCAACACGCAGAGCACCTCGCTGCGGCTCGACACGCGCGGCGGCGATCTCGCCACGCTCCAGGGGGTTCCGTTGAACACCCCGGGCGGCGGCGTGATCCAGCTCCGCGACGTGGCGAACATCTTCATGGGCGGCAAGGAGTCGGACACGATCCTGCGGCTGAACGGGCAGGCCTCGGCCGGCTTGCTGGTCTACAAGCAGTCCAGCGCGAACATCACCCAGGTGGCCGATGCCGTCATCCCGCAGGTCGAGAAGATCAACAGCACGATGCCGCGGGGCTTCGGGCTGGAGCTGGTTATCGACCAGAGCAAGTACGTGCGCGAGACGGTGGCCGAGGTCCAGCACGAGCTGGAGCTGGCCTGTCTGATCACGGGGATCGTGCTGTTCTTCTTCCTGCACAGCGTCCGCAGCACCATCATCGTCATGCTGGCGATCCCGACCTCGCTGCTGGTGGCGCTGATCGTGATGAAGCTGACGGGGCAGACGCTCAACGGTATGTCGCTGATCGGCCTGACGACGGCTATCGGCGTGCTGGTGGACGACTCGATCGTGGTGCTGGAGAACATCTTCAGCCACCTGGAGCGCGGCGAGGAGCCGAGGACGGCGGCCATCGACGGCCGCTCCGAGATCGGCATGGCAGCCATCGCGATCACCCTGGTGGACGTGGCGGTCTGGGGGCCGATCATCTTCATCAGCGGCATCACCGGGGCGTTCTTGCGCGCCTTCGCCATCGTGATGGTGGCGGCGACGCTGGCCTCGCTGCTGGTGAGCTTCACGCTGACGCCGCTGATCGCCTCGCGCTGGCTGAAGTCGGGGCACCAGGAGGGCGGCAAGCCCAACCTGCTGGGCCGCTTCGCGCGCCTCTTCGAGCCGGGCTATCGGCGGCTGGAGTCAGCGTACCGGGTGGTTCTGCACTGGTCGCTGCGGCACCGGCCCGTCGTCATCGTCGGGGCGCTGCTGGTGTTCGCCTCCAACTGGCTGATCGTCGCCAACCTGGGCAGCGAGTTCGTGCCTGAAGGGGACATGGACACCCAGAGCGTGGTGGGCGAGCTGCCGGCCGGCACAGCCGTCGAGGCGACGGACCGGGCGGCCCGCCGCTGGGAGATGCTGCTGCTCGACAAGGAGCGGTTCCCGGAGATCCACTCGGCCTACGTGCAGATCGGGGCGCAGGGGAACCCGCGCCAGATCCAGGTGACGCTCGACGTGGGCAAGCCGAGCACCCGCACGCGGACGGGTCAGGAGATCGCGCGGGCGGCCATCACCGGCGGCGAGCAGATCGTCCCCGAGATGCAGGCGCGGCGCAACTCGGAGGGCGGGCCGAGCGGCCAGCCGGTCCAGATCCGGGTCTTCGGGGATAACCTGGATCAGCTCGGGCAGGCTGCCGAGTCGGCGAAGACCGCGCTCAGCGCGTTGCCGGAGCTGGCGGACGTGACGAACAGCCTGTCGTCGGCGGAGGAGATCACCATTCGGCCGGATCTCCCGCGCCTGCGCGACCTGGGGATCACGGCGCAGCAGATCGGCACGTCGGTGCGGGTGGCCTACCAGGGGGCGACGGTTGCGAAGTGGGCCGAGCCGACCGGCAAGGAGCGCGACGTCCGGGTGACGCTGCCGGCGGCCGTCCGCAACCAGGCCGGGGCGCTGGAGAACCTGCCGCTGATCCAGCGGGGTGACCGCATGCTGACGCTGCAACAGGTGGCACACCTGGAGCGCCAGCAGAAGCCGACGACCATCACGCGGGTGGATCGTCAGCGGGTGGCAACGCTGGGGGCGGAGCCGCTGGGCGTGCCGCTGGGGCAGGCGACCGAAGAGGCCACGAAGGTGATGAACGTGACGCCGTTGCCGAGCGGCATGCGCTGGGAGCTGGCGGGCACGGGTGAGGAGCAGCAGAACTCGTTCACGGCGCTGATCCTGGGCATCGCGGCGTCGATCGTGCTGATGTACCTCGTGCTGACGGTGCTCTACGAGAGCTGGCTGCAGCCGGTCCTGATCCTGACGGCGCTGCCGCTGGCGTCGGTGGGGGCGTTCCTGGGCCTGCTGCTGTTCGGGCAGACGCTGAACGTGGCGAGCTTCATCGGGATCATCGCGCTGTTCGGGCTGGTGGGGAAGAACGCGATCTTGCTGGTGGACCGCGCCAACGATCTGCGGCGGGACGGGCACACCCGCGAGCAAGCCCTGGAGGAGGCCGGGCCGCATCGCCTGCGCCCGATCCTGATGACCTCGGCGGTGCTGATCTTCAGCATGCTGCCGGTGGCGGCTGGCCTGAGCGAGAACTCGTCCGGGCGCGCGCCGCTGGCAGCGGTGCTGGTGGGCGGCATGGCGACGAGCACGCTGCTCTCACTGCTGTACGTGCCGGTGGCCTACACCTACTTCGACAGCCTCGCGCAGGTGACGAGTCGGGCGGTGCGGTGGCGTCCGCGCGGCTGGCGGCAGCCGCACCCGATCCGCCACGAGCAGCCGCTGCCGGTGGCTGGCGGGGCGGCCTCGCTGGAGGAACGGGTAGACGACCGGCTGCGAACGTTCCAGCGGGCGCGGCGACGGCGGCGGCCGGCGCTGGCGTAG
- a CDS encoding FAD-binding oxidoreductase has product MAEQQHVVICGAGIIGAATAYFLSRRGVRVTVVERTSVANASSGKAGAFLALDWCMGSPLDALTRRSFALHAELAETLGADWGYQRVTAYSGYAFGRRGMAGGRPGRKWLSNRVALTGQLGSDQTTAMVHPRLLTEALIGAAQVAGGSLRIGQVTGVLLDERGTAARGVTLADGSAIEADAVVIAMGPWSIHASNWLPLPGIHAYKGHSVIYDTGESVPAEALFLEYQTPTGEVLTPEFFPRADGTTYVAYSATQDALPPDPADVTVDNQSIERLEALCEVVSPAFSRDAVVTRQACYRPVAADGLPLVGQVPGVAGAYVGTGHSVWGVLNGPASGEALAELIVDGAARTVNIRAFNPGRLRPYDARLGR; this is encoded by the coding sequence ATGGCCGAGCAGCAGCACGTCGTCATCTGTGGCGCTGGCATCATTGGCGCGGCCACGGCCTACTTCCTGAGCCGGCGTGGCGTGCGTGTCACCGTCGTCGAGCGGACGAGCGTCGCCAACGCCTCCTCTGGGAAGGCTGGCGCGTTCCTGGCACTCGACTGGTGCATGGGGAGTCCGCTGGATGCCCTGACCCGCCGCAGCTTCGCGCTGCACGCCGAGCTGGCCGAGACGCTCGGCGCTGACTGGGGGTATCAGCGGGTCACCGCCTACAGCGGCTACGCCTTTGGGCGGCGCGGCATGGCCGGTGGCCGACCGGGGCGAAAGTGGCTCTCGAACCGGGTGGCTCTGACCGGACAGCTCGGCTCGGACCAGACCACGGCGATGGTGCATCCTCGGCTGCTCACCGAGGCGCTGATCGGGGCGGCGCAGGTGGCCGGGGGCTCGCTGCGCATCGGGCAGGTGACGGGCGTGCTGCTCGACGAGCGCGGCACGGCGGCGCGGGGCGTCACACTGGCGGACGGCAGCGCCATCGAGGCGGACGCCGTGGTCATCGCGATGGGGCCGTGGTCGATCCACGCCTCCAACTGGCTGCCGCTGCCGGGCATCCACGCCTACAAGGGGCACAGCGTGATCTACGACACGGGCGAGAGCGTGCCGGCCGAGGCGTTGTTCCTGGAGTACCAGACGCCGACCGGCGAGGTGCTGACCCCGGAGTTCTTCCCGCGCGCCGATGGCACCACCTACGTCGCCTACAGCGCCACCCAGGATGCCCTGCCGCCAGACCCCGCCGACGTGACGGTAGACAACCAGTCCATCGAGCGGCTGGAAGCGCTCTGCGAGGTGGTGTCGCCGGCCTTCAGCCGCGACGCCGTCGTCACGCGGCAGGCGTGCTACCGGCCCGTCGCGGCGGATGGCCTGCCGCTGGTCGGGCAGGTGCCCGGCGTGGCCGGGGCGTACGTCGGGACCGGGCACAGCGTCTGGGGGGTGCTGAACGGCCCGGCGTCGGGTGAGGCCCTGGCCGAGTTGATCGTGGACGGGGCCGCGCGGACGGTCAACATCCGCGCGTTCAACCCGGGGCGGCTGCGCCCGTACGACGCGCGGCTCGGCCGGTAG
- a CDS encoding helix-turn-helix domain-containing protein: MADHGTLDVLLRAARAQVGISQAELAHRAGVTRQAVNAIEAGKAAPTMPVALRLARVLGRRVDDLFRLVDELPSVSAELLASDDLAAGEAVRVQVANIGGRIVARPLTGPAGVALTLPRANGIARPVSGPHPGEPAATAGRHPVRVELFADPDHLDSTLVAVGCDPATSLLAEHLRRRHPTMELAWQGGNSLQALEAVSRGEAHLAGTHLLDPETGVYNVPFARRLLGADVRLVTFAVWQQGLMLAPGNPLGIQHVGELAAPGRRIANREPGSGARALLDAEIARAGLQPAQLPGYATVVRSHLAAAEAVAAGLADAAVGVRAAAQALRLAFLPLADERYDLAIPARFFELAPVQALLETLTSPLFRLEVEALGGYDVTPMGTLVAA; the protein is encoded by the coding sequence GTGGCCGATCACGGCACGCTTGATGTCCTGCTGCGGGCAGCCCGCGCACAGGTCGGCATCTCGCAGGCCGAGCTGGCGCACCGTGCCGGCGTCACCCGGCAGGCCGTGAACGCTATCGAGGCCGGCAAGGCCGCCCCGACCATGCCCGTCGCCCTGCGGCTGGCACGCGTCCTCGGCCGACGCGTGGACGACCTCTTCCGCCTCGTGGACGAGCTGCCGAGCGTCAGCGCTGAGCTGCTGGCCTCGGACGACCTTGCCGCCGGCGAGGCGGTGCGGGTCCAGGTCGCCAACATCGGCGGACGGATCGTCGCCCGGCCGCTGACCGGCCCGGCCGGCGTCGCGCTGACGCTCCCGCGCGCCAACGGCATCGCGCGGCCAGTCTCAGGCCCGCACCCAGGGGAGCCGGCCGCCACGGCTGGCCGCCACCCCGTCCGCGTCGAGCTGTTCGCCGATCCAGACCATCTCGACAGCACGCTGGTCGCCGTGGGCTGCGATCCGGCCACCAGCCTGCTGGCCGAGCATCTGCGCCGCCGCCACCCCACCATGGAGCTGGCATGGCAGGGCGGCAACAGCCTTCAGGCCCTGGAAGCCGTCAGCAGGGGCGAGGCGCATCTCGCCGGCACGCACCTGCTCGATCCCGAGACCGGCGTCTACAACGTGCCGTTCGCTCGGCGGCTGCTGGGCGCTGACGTGCGGCTGGTCACCTTCGCGGTCTGGCAGCAGGGGCTGATGCTGGCCCCCGGCAACCCCCTCGGCATCCAGCACGTCGGCGAGCTGGCAGCACCCGGCCGGCGCATCGCCAACCGCGAGCCGGGCAGCGGCGCGCGCGCCCTCCTCGACGCCGAGATCGCCCGCGCCGGACTTCAGCCCGCCCAGCTTCCGGGCTACGCCACCGTCGTTCGCAGCCACCTTGCCGCCGCCGAAGCGGTCGCCGCCGGCCTCGCCGATGCTGCCGTTGGCGTGCGCGCCGCCGCCCAGGCGCTCAGGTTGGCGTTCCTGCCGCTGGCCGACGAGCGCTACGACCTCGCCATCCCCGCGCGCTTCTTCGAGCTGGCCCCCGTCCAGGCCTTGCTGGAGACGCTGACCAGCCCGCTGTTCCGCCTCGAAGTCGAAGCGCTCGGCGGCTACGACGTCACCCCGATGGGCACGCTGGTCGCCGCCTGA
- a CDS encoding alpha/beta hydrolase: protein MTVAEPTTLVYKQVGDLAIKLDLYRPAGSGPFPVVVWLHGGALIGFSRTAILERRGILEALLGRRMAVAAIDYRLAPETRLPEILTDVQDAFGWVQAHGGAHALDPGRVGVVGLSAGGYLSLMSAWTVRPRPQAIVSYYGYGDITGDWYARPDPFYNRMPRISDEEAWSGVGQTPVSEPEPSASQRRMRFYLWTRQRGVWPTHVAGTHPLTDPAAFGPWLPLRNVDADWPPTLLLHGTADTDVPFEQSVLMEAALTAAGVSARLITLAGAPHVFDRGITQADLAAPAAQLTPVARACLESVEFLARRLEAAPA from the coding sequence GTGACCGTCGCCGAACCGACGACCCTGGTCTACAAGCAGGTTGGCGATCTCGCCATCAAGCTCGACCTGTACCGTCCGGCCGGGTCTGGGCCGTTCCCGGTGGTGGTCTGGCTGCACGGCGGTGCGCTGATCGGCTTCAGCCGCACGGCCATCCTCGAACGGCGCGGCATTCTGGAGGCGTTGCTCGGGCGTAGGATGGCCGTTGCTGCCATCGACTACCGGCTCGCGCCGGAGACGCGCCTGCCCGAGATCCTGACGGACGTGCAGGATGCCTTCGGCTGGGTGCAGGCCCACGGCGGTGCGCATGCGTTGGACCCTGGCCGCGTCGGCGTCGTCGGGCTGTCGGCCGGTGGCTACCTGAGCCTGATGTCCGCCTGGACCGTTCGCCCGCGTCCGCAGGCCATCGTCTCATACTACGGGTACGGGGATATCACCGGCGACTGGTACGCCCGCCCGGACCCCTTCTACAACCGGATGCCGCGGATCTCCGATGAGGAGGCGTGGAGCGGTGTCGGCCAGACGCCCGTCTCCGAGCCAGAGCCGTCGGCGTCGCAGCGTCGGATGCGCTTCTACCTCTGGACCCGCCAGCGCGGCGTCTGGCCGACCCACGTGGCCGGCACGCACCCGCTGACCGATCCCGCTGCGTTCGGGCCGTGGCTCCCGCTGCGGAACGTCGATGCCGACTGGCCGCCAACGCTCCTGCTGCACGGCACGGCGGATACGGATGTGCCGTTCGAGCAGTCCGTGCTGATGGAAGCGGCGTTGACGGCGGCCGGCGTCTCGGCGCGGCTCATCACGCTGGCCGGCGCGCCGCACGTCTTCGACCGTGGCATCACCCAGGCCGATCTCGCGGCCCCTGCCGCGCAACTGACGCCCGTGGCGCGGGCCTGCCTGGAGAGCGTCGAGTTTCTGGCACGCCGCCTGGAGGCCGCCCCCGCCTGA
- a CDS encoding DUF983 domain-containing protein, giving the protein MPPRPMHPILNKPLEHSTLEKIWILFGRALLLRCPACGQFGMFAGVYKLKETCPGCGLRLQRDESGYELGGMAINLVVAEGLWVIGFVSILYLTWPNPPWDALQWGSAIVMVALPLLLLRHSRMLALALDLLIRPPERKELVRPQTPRPGQ; this is encoded by the coding sequence ATGCCGCCCCGCCCGATGCACCCGATTCTCAACAAGCCGCTCGAACACTCGACGCTCGAAAAGATCTGGATCCTGTTCGGGCGGGCGCTGCTGCTGCGCTGCCCGGCCTGCGGACAGTTTGGCATGTTTGCCGGGGTGTACAAGCTGAAGGAGACCTGCCCTGGCTGCGGCCTGCGGCTCCAGCGCGACGAGAGCGGCTACGAGCTGGGCGGCATGGCGATCAACCTGGTCGTCGCGGAGGGCCTGTGGGTGATCGGGTTCGTCTCGATCCTCTACCTGACCTGGCCGAACCCGCCCTGGGACGCTCTCCAGTGGGGCTCGGCGATCGTGATGGTGGCGCTGCCGCTGCTGCTGCTCCGGCATTCGCGGATGCTGGCACTGGCGCTCGATCTGCTGATCCGGCCGCCCGAGCGCAAGGAGCTGGTGCGGCCCCAGACGCCCCGCCCCGGGCAGTAG
- a CDS encoding AAA family ATPase — translation MTDATPRPTRFTALHLENWRNFTRADVALQQRVFLVGPNASGKSNLLDAIKFLRDVVAVGGGFQAAVGKRGGVSRLRSLAARRYPEVVVRAGFGTNDERDLWEYELRFTQDNQRRPMITHERIVRRGVSLLERPDAEDEVDPERLTQTHLEQINQNRQFRDVADFFDSVRYRHMVPQLVREPDRSIGRVEDPFGGDFLEQVTRTSEKVRQARLRRVQQALSIAVPQLSEIELWRDARGTPHMRGKYKHWRPTGAWQTEDQFSDGTLRLMGLLWAVLDGTGPLLLEEPELSLHPGVVKVLPQLLYRVQRRANRQIVCSSHSRDLLEDPGIRLDEVLVLRPGEEGTVVQPAGDFKMIQPLLDGGVSLADALLPMTQPPDVIQLALFGT, via the coding sequence GTGACAGATGCCACCCCGCGACCGACAAGGTTCACGGCTCTCCATCTGGAGAACTGGCGCAACTTCACGCGCGCGGATGTTGCCTTGCAGCAGCGTGTCTTCCTGGTAGGTCCGAATGCTTCTGGGAAGTCGAACCTCCTGGATGCCATCAAGTTCCTGCGTGATGTTGTCGCTGTTGGCGGCGGCTTCCAGGCTGCCGTTGGGAAGCGTGGCGGCGTGTCACGCCTTCGCAGCCTCGCCGCGCGACGCTATCCTGAGGTTGTTGTTCGCGCCGGGTTCGGCACGAACGACGAGCGTGATCTCTGGGAGTACGAGCTTCGGTTTACGCAGGACAATCAGCGCAGACCCATGATCACGCATGAGCGAATCGTTCGGCGTGGCGTGTCCCTTCTTGAGCGCCCTGATGCTGAGGATGAGGTTGACCCCGAGCGACTGACCCAGACCCATCTGGAGCAGATCAACCAGAATCGCCAGTTTCGCGATGTGGCTGACTTCTTCGATTCGGTACGGTATCGCCATATGGTGCCGCAGCTGGTGCGCGAGCCTGATCGCTCCATCGGACGGGTCGAAGATCCGTTCGGCGGAGACTTCTTAGAGCAGGTTACGCGGACGTCTGAGAAGGTCCGTCAGGCCCGATTGCGACGTGTACAGCAAGCCTTGAGCATTGCCGTCCCACAACTCTCCGAGATCGAGTTGTGGCGAGATGCGCGCGGAACGCCCCACATGCGCGGCAAATACAAGCACTGGCGGCCGACTGGCGCGTGGCAAACAGAGGATCAGTTCTCGGATGGAACGTTGCGGTTGATGGGGCTGCTCTGGGCGGTTCTGGACGGGACCGGACCACTGCTTCTTGAAGAACCTGAACTCTCACTACACCCCGGAGTCGTCAAGGTGCTGCCTCAGTTGCTGTACCGGGTGCAGCGTCGGGCGAACCGCCAGATTGTGTGCAGCAGCCACTCTCGGGATTTGCTCGAAGACCCCGGCATCCGCCTGGATGAAGTCCTGGTGCTGCGCCCCGGCGAAGAAGGCACGGTTGTGCAGCCTGCTGGAGACTTCAAGATGATCCAGCCGCTCCTCGATGGTGGCGTCAGCCTCGCTGATGCGCTTCTGCCAATGACGCAGCCCCCTGATGTAATTCAACTCGCCTTGTTCGGTACGTGA
- a CDS encoding SDR family oxidoreductase has product MTLHIGKGTRAIVTGASWGIGETFAETLAARGADVLLVARTEDRLRQLAERLREQYRVRVEIVAVDLADPDGPRQLCEQAAARGFEPNLLVNNAGLGVLGPFAELPVEQARDMVRLNVLALTDLTYRVLTGMQARGEGAIINVGSASGFQPLPNYGVYAATKAFVISFTAALWAENRQQGIQVVAVCPGPVDAGAPEDRAAKRRLRKKVTREQVVLRALDALDADVPFVLAGAPPWVARMALGLLPRRARLRFTGMLMQRFPAMLTGTRSRSA; this is encoded by the coding sequence GTGACGCTGCACATCGGGAAGGGCACACGCGCCATCGTGACCGGCGCGTCCTGGGGGATCGGCGAGACGTTCGCGGAGACGCTGGCAGCACGCGGCGCAGACGTGCTGCTGGTGGCACGGACGGAGGATCGCCTGCGCCAGCTTGCCGAGCGCCTGCGCGAACAGTACCGCGTGCGGGTCGAGATCGTGGCCGTCGATCTGGCGGATCCGGACGGCCCCCGTCAGCTCTGCGAGCAGGCCGCCGCACGCGGCTTCGAGCCGAACCTGCTGGTGAACAACGCCGGGCTGGGGGTGCTCGGGCCATTCGCAGAGCTGCCCGTCGAGCAGGCGCGCGACATGGTCCGTCTGAACGTCCTGGCGCTGACGGACCTGACCTACCGTGTCCTGACCGGCATGCAGGCGCGCGGCGAGGGCGCCATCATCAACGTCGGCTCGGCGTCCGGGTTCCAGCCGCTGCCGAACTACGGCGTCTACGCCGCCACCAAGGCGTTCGTCATCAGCTTCACGGCGGCGCTCTGGGCCGAGAACCGCCAGCAGGGCATCCAGGTGGTGGCCGTCTGCCCGGGGCCGGTCGATGCCGGCGCGCCGGAGGATCGTGCCGCGAAGCGCCGCCTGCGGAAAAAGGTGACCCGCGAGCAGGTCGTCCTGCGCGCGCTCGACGCCCTCGACGCCGACGTACCGTTCGTGCTGGCAGGAGCGCCGCCCTGGGTGGCGCGGATGGCGCTTGGGCTGCTGCCACGCCGTGCCCGACTGCGCTTCACCGGCATGCTGATGCAGCGCTTCCCGGCGATGCTGACCGGGACACGCAGCCGCAGCGCGTAG